Genomic window (Syngnathus scovelli strain Florida chromosome 14, RoL_Ssco_1.2, whole genome shotgun sequence):
CCCTCCGGGCGTTCGAGTCATCAACCCGCATCGGCCAGCTGTCTGCTACAAAGACATAGCCATGATGAGAATATATTGTCAGTTTTCAGTCTTTCATATAGGATGTGCTTATACTGTAAAATAGATCGTAGTCATACCAATTGTCTGACGGACAGCATCTGGATTGTACGTGACCTTCAGTTGAGGGACATGCTTGCGTATTTCCTGGGCCACCTCCTCTGGAGTGAAGCTTATGGCAGCAATGTTATAGGTACGGAGGGAGAGCTGACACTCAGGGGTCTGCATAAACTCAACAGTGGCACGGTGGCAGTCAGAGATGTGCATCATAGGAAGACGGGTGTCGGGGCGCAAGTAGCACTCATGGTGACCCTTTTTGAGGGCATCATGGAAGATTTGAACTGCGTAGTCTGTGAATAAAGAAGGAAAATACAGAGTCTAAAATATCCATCAAGACTGGATTGTACTGTGTATGTTAGACATTTTCCAATGGTGGTAAAGTATTACCTGTTGTGCCTCCCCCAGGAAGTGTGTTGAATGATATCACTCCCGGGTAACGTAAGCAGCGGAAGTCCAGGCCATATTTATGATGAAGATACTAAAAGAAATGTATAGAGAGCTGTATGAGTCTTGTCTTTTCTATATGCTCTTTTCAATATACTGCAGTGGTGGAGGCATTTATGACAACTTCAAAAAGTATTACGGGGAAAGGCATTGTTGGATTATTTGGCCAAATGAATTTTTTATGATAACATTATGTTCAGTGGTTAGCAACAATGCCTCTGTTCTGTGGGTTAtggcactggcggagctaggatctTTCCCTTTGGGGGccatggggggggggcacaaatatCTCAAGAGgtccacaaaacaaaaaaagtgcaaatccacaaaataattattttttactaTTTGCTATCCAACAAAAAATAATGATACTTAATTGACATAAATATTATACACATTATAATAACTATAATTTGGTCACAAATTTAGCAAAAAAAACCTTTAACACCAGGCTGGTTACTGTGTAGGCTTTGGTTGATTGCGACATATGACAATCAGTCATAGTAAAGGTGCCGAGTTGATTTTGATAGATTATTGTGAATGAAGGTATCGtagaaaatttaaaatgaagacCACTTTTTGAGCAAATATTATGTACGGTGTTCAAAACTGATCTACCTCTCCCATGAGTTCACCGTGAACTTTGGACACGCCATAGATGGTTTGTGGTCTTTGGACACAGAGGTCAGGCACTGGATCACGAGGAGAGGAAGGACCAAATGCTCCAATGGTGCTAGGCATAAAAATGCGCAGGCTGTTCTCCAAAGCCAAGTCCAGCACATTATGTAAACCTTAATTAGAAACAGATTGTAGTAcctgtataataataattagcatAATAAATGTATCATGTGTAATGGTGTGTGTTTAAACAAACCTGTGATGTTGATTTTGCGAGCTAAAGCCACATTAGCCTCCCCAACAGCACTCAACAGAGCACTGTAGTGGACAAGCCAATTGATGCGGTTATTCACAATGACTTCTCTCAGATGTTTGTAGTCCaacacatcagcatatacaaaTGGTCCTGATGGAGAAAGAGGGGAGTTTAGTTATTGTTTCATATTATGATTGGATGTTAACTAATTAGGATTAAAATAAATTGAGTAATGCAGAACTTACCACtattaaaaacatgaggcaggGGCTTCTTTATGTCTGAGAGAATTACATTCTCTGTTCCATATTCTTTCCTGATCAACAATTAAAGCACCGTTTCATCAATTTTTCATacgtattttttttcatggtgaaTGAATTTCTGAAATGTCTCACCTGAGCATTTGGGCAAGCCCCACACCTAACTGTCCAAGTCCACCTGCATACAAAGGCAAGCTTACTATTTCCATTAtagaaatccttttttttttttaatgtgggttCCCAAATTGAAGCCCGAGACAAAACATGAGagcatgtttattattattgtttattcTACACACAGCTACACTGCTGGCTCTTTTATGTGAGTGAAAATAGTATCCTACAGCAGGAACACAGCACAACAGCACATGCATGCGTGCATAATTATTTTAACCATTATAACAATATTTAATCAATTATCACGACTTAAAATAAAATGCACGAGCATTAATTCCCACAGTTTCTAACAACCTTACCCGTGATGAGCACTCGTGGGTTTTCCTGATCAGTTGTTGGATTGGAAGTTTCTTTGCTGTTCCACCTGCTCATGTGTCCATGTATGCAGCTGAAGCTACGATGGGACAAAATCCGCATCCTTAGACCACCACGACACAACAGATCCAGCCTGGCCATCACACTAGATTGTCCAGTAGTAGTCTTGACAAAATTTGGTCAAATTCAACCCCTAGCATACTGCAGAGTCTGGAACGTGTAGGCCTTGTTTGAAAACAATACTCTTTTCAAGTTGTGCTACATTTGAATCATCATACCAACCGACCTAAAACatttgccttaaaaaaaaatcccagatgAAGATGATAATTCTCAATGCAAGCGATGCAAAGATTAGTCCATTGGACGAGTTCACTCAATTTTCCATGTCAGTTGTAGAAAATCATGGCGGCTTTGTGGTTCTTGTCTACATGTTACAGTCTCGTGCACTTATGCCCCCCGCCTATGCATAATGCTGACATGCTGTGCAAAGGGATTTGCATTGTGAAGAGCATTTAGCTGAGCTTAACAAGACTGGTGGGTATGTCCACGATTCAGCCTTTGACTGATAACGTACTGTGTATTCAACAGCATGGGAGTTGTTTGCAAAAGTAGGAACCTATACAATTGGTAAGAATAGTAAACATGTAGTACAACAGTATATTTGTGTGCCTCATGCCATTTACAAATTGCTCATTTTAATTTTACAAGGTTAAGCACTGGCACGTTTTGTGCTTTTTGAGTGCATCGTGGTTTTCattgttattttaaaatgaCTAAGATATAATAGCATCGAATCCAAGGTCCACAATTTGTTCTTAAACTATTCTTTACAAAACCCAATTGGCTttacaccaggggtgtcaatctaatttttttcgcgggctgcattgtactcatagcttctttcggagggccattatgactgtcaacccaaataaatgtatgagcacctcattatatacagtaaaagctacaaaacaaactgacaaacaactcgttttcaaatcagacgagtaaaaactggtcaaacatttaaaaaaaagatattattaaaagtgaagacaatttgcaattatagtaatgacacgaatttaatgcacaatttgtcttcgcgggccacataaaatgatgtggtgggctgtATTtgtcccccgggccttgagtttgacacctgtgctttacacATTTAAACGTTGTACAATACAATGTACCTTACCGAGGTGAAACTCTAAAAATTACAAATTCTGTACCCCTGACACTAGTCCTTAGCAGCTTAAAAACATACCTGTACATTTGAGAGCTAGAAAATAGTATAAAACTTTTTAGCCGCATGTCAGTGTGGCTAGAAATTATGATATTGGCGCAAACTTTCCTCAAATTTGGATAGTGAAGTAACGGCACTTATGAACTCTCATGAACTAAATCTTAAGCTTTGGTTTCATTGTATACAAAAATCACTTCATATATTTTAAACCAATTAGAAAATACAATTCAGTCAGTGGAAAAGAGTAACAATATAAAATTCCTACTGGAAGAcaattaaatcatgcttttcctaatCAATTCTTCATTGACAAATGATCATCAGCTGAGTGGCAACTTCTCCCACTCAATAACCATGTTCCTTATTTCCTCCTGGACCAATTCCAGGTGACGAGTCTGTTGGGTCCACCTCAGAAAATAGCCTGTAAAAAGACACACCCTGAAAACTTGACACAGAAAATTAGAAAGCACTGTAGAATTAAATTTTTATCGATATTTTTCGCTGGATTCACTGGCGGAGCAAGAAGGAGAGCCGTAGAGGCACTAAAATATTTCCCAATCTTTACAGTATTTTCCCCAGATTTCAACATCTCCCGTAGAGAACACATTGAATCTTTatgaggttttttttaaaagaatttCAGGGGTTTGTGAGACACATCCTTGGCACCCCaacaaaaaaatcctagctcagCCAGTTGCTGGGCACAACATTTTAGTTAGTTAAATGGAGAAATATTTAGCATTTTACTATCAACAGATGATCTGAATGCTACCTCTCCAATTTCATCACAAAAACGAATCAATCTTGAATCCACATGTTAACAAAGCTCACCCCTCCATAGCTGTAAAGATTGTGGGTGGACTGAGGGCCAAATGGCCAGTTCATTAGGCTCGTATAGTGGGTTGGTGTACTGCTCGCTTTCCCGTGGATTCAGCAGGGCCCGAAATAAACAATGAGTCTTGTCCTTCACTTGGAGAGCACAGCTAGGAAGGAAGGCCAATGTCAGGTTCTGCATATTAGGGAAAAATATTGAAGCCTGACTGACCGTTCCATCTCGCTGTTACAGAGGAAGGTGCCATAGTTTGAGGCATAGGCTTCGGTAGCCAACCTGAGGAGCAGTGCCTCCGAGAAGCCGAGCGCAAGGGGGAACTGGCACCATAACTGCCACACACAGTCCAGCAGCAACAAGAACATTGGACATTCCTGCTGGAGACGAGCGTGAGAGAAGGCAGAGTGGGAACATCGCTGCTGGAATGGATGTCCAGCCTGTAGGAtagacataaaataaaattccaaaagaaaaaatagaaTTTTAGAACACATTAGGTCTGATCAACTCCACAGTAAAATTAAATGGCTTTACGACCATTTAAAAAGACAATTTTGATTTCACATACCTGTACAAACTCCCTCTCTAATAGTCTCAGAAAGCCTTCCAGTGAACGACAACTTGGGTCCATAATGAGTTGTGCCAGAGTGCTAATAAGTAACGTGGCATCTGTCCCTTCAGAGCCGTGAACAAGAACTGAGTGACCATCTCTGGATAAAACAAAGAGAAACCATGCAaatgataataacaataaaagtaATTAAAATGGGAAGATTTATTTACCTCAAATTATTCTTACCTCTCCACACATTCTGCCAGCAGGCCAGCAGTTGACAAAGCAGTTTGGACATGAGACATCCACTTGGAATTTTCTAGCTTACTGAGCCAGCGATCCATATTTGGGGACTTGTCACCATAGGCGTCCACCAGCTTGATTAGACTCTCCTGGAGGGTTTTACCCCTgtataaaaataattattatcTAATGCTGTATCGGAATTTTCAAACTTTTTACTCTGAGTATCAACGCTTTTGAGAACTGATACAGTAGAATTAGTGTTGTACAATGTCGACTCATGTGCTGATATTCTGGACGTTGTGGACAGTTTTTAGTATCCAtaacgaaaaaaaacaaaaagatttaCATTGAGATAGTAGGCCCTGTATCTTTAGAGAAATCTCAACTAAACTGCAGGTCACCCATGGTCTGTTGGTCACCTATGATCTAGATGTAAGGTGATCTCAAAGTGCCCACTTCACAGATTTGTGATCTTCGTAGCCAACTTTACATGATAGTATGTTTGTAGAGCATCAAATCAAATTCTGCTTCTGCTATGTAAAAAACTGTTCTTTGCTGCTTTGTTTGGAATCGAATCAACTTGACTGTGTTCACACTCACAATGGCGCAAAACTCCTTTTTTTAACTGTGTCAATTTGGGAGCACATAGTGTTATGTCCACACACCTTTCCATGTGTCTGTGTAGTCTCTTCCAGTTGCTGTAGAATGATTTGGACTCAAACCCGCCACCCATCATCCTTGCCTGCTGTGCTTGCTGTGCTGATCGTGTGTCGATAATATAACCTTTGCCTGAGTCCCCGATCACAGTCTGCAAGAGGAGCTCATCTTCCATGCAACGCTTCCGGTTGGCCCCCGTCAGCGGCTGACCGCTGCGCAAAATGACCTGAAAATAGGCTTTGTTTGCTTTTCAAAACAATAAGGCTACTGTGAATAAAAGTTGGAGGGACCATGGCCTCACCATGCCATTCTTCCTATGGTAGTAGCAGAGGACAGGGAAGCGTCCGCCCTGTCTGAATTTGGCAACCTTTTTCAGCGCATCATCATTGATCGCCTTGGGGACAATGACAGCTGGAGGATAAGAGGGGCATACTGAGTAGTCTTGGTTCACAGTGCTCAGTCTCCACCTTTCATGCTGCAAACAAAGAAGGCGCTGTCAAAGCATGACAAGGCAAATAAATGACtgaaaaccatccatccatctatccgtccgtccgttcaactaatccatccattcatccatccatccatccatccatccatccatccatccatccatccatccatccatccatccatccatccatccatccatccatccatccatccatccatccatccatccatccatccatccatccatccatccatccatccatccatccatccatccatccatccatccatccatccatccatccatccatccggaaCATTTCTCAGCATTCACAAAAGAGTTCTGAGGGAAGCCCCTCACATATCAAGGCGTTTCTCTATTGTTTATCCCTCTATTTTCTAAACTCCTTATCTTCATTAGTGTCAGTCACAGGTAAATTGGAACTTATCCCGACTGACTTTTGAGTGAGATGCAAGTCTCTTTATTGTTCTTCGGACAAGCGCCTCATGAGAAATGGTATTCTTTAGCAGTAAAGAGGAAATTCTCCGCATAGCTAACTTAAACGTTGGTGCCAAGGCTAATCACTGTCACAAATGTTATATTACTGCCGCAAGATAAAGTTGTAAACTTTGGAATAGGGGATGTCCCAATTCTTGACCCCCACTACCTTCTGTTTCCCTGGCATTTTCCTGTCATGTGATTGTTGGCTCATTGTTAGGAAAATGGTGCCAAGAGACATACTCTGCTGTATTTACAATCTTACAAGTTCCTCCATTTCAGTGTAATGCCTTTCAGGGGTAGAGAGGCCCCAATGGTCCTGGAGGCTGGCATTGGAGGGTCGGTAAAAGAAAGGATACATCTCTGCCACACAAT
Coding sequences:
- the tdh2 gene encoding L-threonine dehydrogenase 2, with the protein product MARLDLLCRGGLRMRILSHRSFSCIHGHMSRWNSKETSNPTTDQENPRVLITGGLGQLGVGLAQMLRKEYGTENVILSDIKKPLPHVFNSGPFVYADVLDYKHLREVIVNNRINWLVHYSALLSAVGEANVALARKINITGLHNVLDLALENSLRIFMPSTIGAFGPSSPRDPVPDLCVQRPQTIYGVSKVHGELMGEYLHHKYGLDFRCLRYPGVISFNTLPGGGTTDYAVQIFHDALKKGHHECYLRPDTRLPMMHISDCHRATVEFMQTPECQLSLRTYNIAAISFTPEEVAQEIRKHVPQLKVTYNPDAVRQTIADSWPMRVDDSNARRDWGWVPAFGLEDLVPDMLHSIQNSSEQTFHS
- the zgc:154055 gene encoding myotubularin-related protein 9 isoform X1, coding for MEFSEHIKTANVEDVVLQQPLHPPSKGTLCITGHHLLFSDREEKSCRQVLLLLRNIDAVEKSVENLLNYFGLFPNAGSSNRTTESSGTIIIKCKDLRVLQLDIPGMEQCLNIAQSIETLSSLNCVAEMYPFFYRPSNASLQDHWGLSTPERHYTEMEELHERWRLSTVNQDYSVCPSYPPAVIVPKAINDDALKKVAKFRQGGRFPVLCYYHRKNGMVILRSGQPLTGANRKRCMEDELLLQTVIGDSGKGYIIDTRSAQQAQQARMMGGGFESKSFYSNWKRLHRHMERGKTLQESLIKLVDAYGDKSPNMDRWLSKLENSKWMSHVQTALSTAGLLAECVERDGHSVLVHGSEGTDATLLISTLAQLIMDPSCRSLEGFLRLLEREFVQAGHPFQQRCSHSAFSHARLQQECPMFLLLLDCVWQLWCQFPLALGFSEALLLRLATEAYASNYGTFLCNSEMERCALQVKDKTHCLFRALLNPRESEQYTNPLYEPNELAIWPSVHPQSLQLWRGYFLRWTQQTRHLELVQEEIRNMVIEWEKLPLS
- the zgc:154055 gene encoding myotubularin-related protein 9 isoform X2, which gives rise to MEFSEHIKTANVEDVVLQQPLHPPSKGTLCITGHHLLFSDREEKSCRQVLLLLRNIDAVEKRTTESSGTIIIKCKDLRVLQLDIPGMEQCLNIAQSIETLSSLNCVAEMYPFFYRPSNASLQDHWGLSTPERHYTEMEELHERWRLSTVNQDYSVCPSYPPAVIVPKAINDDALKKVAKFRQGGRFPVLCYYHRKNGMVILRSGQPLTGANRKRCMEDELLLQTVIGDSGKGYIIDTRSAQQAQQARMMGGGFESKSFYSNWKRLHRHMERGKTLQESLIKLVDAYGDKSPNMDRWLSKLENSKWMSHVQTALSTAGLLAECVERDGHSVLVHGSEGTDATLLISTLAQLIMDPSCRSLEGFLRLLEREFVQAGHPFQQRCSHSAFSHARLQQECPMFLLLLDCVWQLWCQFPLALGFSEALLLRLATEAYASNYGTFLCNSEMERCALQVKDKTHCLFRALLNPRESEQYTNPLYEPNELAIWPSVHPQSLQLWRGYFLRWTQQTRHLELVQEEIRNMVIEWEKLPLS
- the zgc:154055 gene encoding myotubularin-related protein 9 isoform X3, which encodes MEFSEHIKTANVEDVVLQQPLHPPSKGTLCITGHHLLFSDREEKSCRQVLLLLRNIDAVEKSVENLLNYFGLFPNAGSSNRTTESSGTIIIKCKDLRVLQLDIPGMEQCLNIAQSIETLSSLNCVAEMYPFFYRPSNASLQDHWGLSTPERHYTEMEELHERWRLSTVNQDYSVCPSYPPAVIVPKAINDDALKKVAKFRQGGRFPVLCYYHRKNGMVILRSGQPLTGANRKRCMEDELLLQTVIGDSGKGYIIDTRSAQQAQQARMMGGGFESKSFYSNWKRLHRHMERGKTLQESLIKLVDAYGDKSPNMDRWLSKLENSKWMSHVQTALSTAGLLAECVERDGHSVLVHGSEGTDATLLISTLAQLIMDPSCRSLEGFLRLLEREFVQAGHPFQQRCSHSAFSHARLQQECPMFLLLLDCVWQLWCQFPLALGFSEALLLRT